The window gtatataagattcggcacagccgaatatagaactcttacttgtttaaataaaaactggcTTATGAAAACAGCTTAAATATCAATCAAGTTACAAGCAGGTTTTCATTATATAATTTTCGTACTCATATGTAtgtgagctatgaccaaatattgtTGCAGCACTTagttttaaacatgtttaaatatgGCTTAGTTCGCCGGCAATGGGAGGATCCTTAACCATACTAAAATAATTGATACTAACAAGAGAAAATCATTTATTCATTCCAAGATTTAGCTTGTAAtggcataaaacaaaaactgtgtGAAATagttgtccaattcacaatcaagttgtatattgtacctactaaagtgtagtaacagtgattgtgaacagatctttgcagcaagtcataagtttatgttctcaataaaaaaacaatcaaaacaaatacacttaacaatgtcaaaagataaaaaaataaaaaatattaaattaattaaacatgcgaaataaaccaaattaatttctctgaaattttaattcttttattttctttattccacatattaaactaataaataaataaataatctgtttttaataaaattttagtttttttgttttggtaaacagttgtttgtttttgatttcagtgatACGTCTATATCTTTTTTTATGCTAAAttcgtttgaatttttggtttatatgttgaaataaacaattggcaacactaaactttcttacaacattcgaaaaacatataaaaaattgtcgtaggagttgtatagagctttttaatggaaaataccaacaacattgttatgactattgtagcagctgctgacatacaacgctacaacatcgattgtgaattgaacaagtatttattaaagacaatattttgacatacgacaatttttcaaatgttgtaagaaagtttagttttgccaattgtttatttcgacatataaacaatataaaccCTCCCACTATAGTCGTGTAGGgtatattttataatagatATAacgaattataaaacaaatccaAAACAAAGCTAAAGTACTGCTCAAAAATATAGCGCACTatctgtttataatttattctttttataccattaaaacaacttaagataaataattttgtttttgaaaaatatttaatgaaatattttatgaaacacTTCCTTAATTATTGATTTAAAGTTAAAGcgcatttaaattgtaattggtaataatatattcttatatgaaatgtttatcAATGGATCTCgggataatatatattttaagacccTTTTTTTATTGAGCAGAGCAGTAAATGAATCATTCATTTCTGATTTTAGTTGtgatttaattcatttttttaattaattcaaaatcaattcaattcaaatgaattgaAAAAGAATTGCAATTCATTGACTAATTCACTTGAATTAGAAACGAATTGGAATTCATTTGAATTGGAAAtgaattgcaattaatttttaccaaattaatatgaattgacttgaatttaattcaatttgttttttatataaaaagaatgaatttaaaatttgctaaTTCAATTCACGAATTAAGTCAGaaataaatgattaatttaCAGCTCTGGTATTGAGTTGTCTGAAGCTGCTTGCAGACCTATCAAACATTTgatgaacagaactagaacagaactagaacagaactagaacagaacaagaacagaactagaacagaactagaacagaactagaacagaactagaacagaactagaactgaacagaactagaacagaacaagaagaaaactggaactgaactagacaaaaactaaaacagGAGTATAAAACTTagcattttaaacttttttttaataatttgaagaACTATTTTATCTAAAAACTTTTCAAGAAATTCAtcaatcaatattaaatatttctcatTTTAGAAAACCAATGGCAATTGTCAAATCATTAATCTTGGCTGTGGCTTCGATACACTATACTTTCGTCTGCGCGATACGCCACATCAAGTGAAAAACTTTATTGAATTAGATTTTCCAACAGTGACGGCGCGCAAATGTTatacaattaaaagaaataaagtgCTTTTGTCCAAAATACACGATGAAGACGGTGAGGTGAGATTAAGTCCAACCGATTTACATGGACCCAACTATCATTTGATGGGTGtagatttaagaaatattgatGAAGTAGATAATAAATTGCAACAGGCAGAAATTGACTACACGCTACCAACAATATTTTTGGCCGAATGTGTTTTAGTTTATATAGAGTTACAGAATTGTAAAAATCTACTCAAATGGATTGCCAGTAAGTTTACCAGTGCTGTATTTGTCAATTATGAACAGGTGAGTGAGAAGTAGAATTGGAATTAATAAGTTTCTCAGAAGATTAATTTGTGTTGACTTCGTTTAGGTCAATATGAATGATCGTTTTGGAGAGGTGATGTTAAATAATTTACGCAGTCGTGGCTGCAGTTTGGCCGGTGTTGACGCTTGCCTATCGTTGGATACCCAAATGGGTAGATTTTTGGAATGTGGCTGGAGTGGCAGTCGAGCCTGGGATATGGTACAAATATATCAAAGTATACCACCGGCAGAACGTCAGCGTATTGAACGTATTGAAATGCTAGATGAGGGTGAACTGTTATTGCAATTATTTCAACATTATTGTTTGGTGGTGGCTTGGATTGGGGAACTGTTTCAAGATATTGAAATTACGTGCGTTAACGTGTAAACTTTCTTCCTTGTTTAAActatacacaaacaaacataaactaatttatcatatcttttgctttttttcttttctcccAAACTCTATAAACAGGGTTGAGAAACGTATGTCTTCTTTGAACATCGATTAGAAACAGGAAATCAAACCAACATCAATAAAATGAAACAAGGCTGCACAATTTACAGACTTATGatgaaacaaatttgtttaatacataatttttaaaattagaaacacaacaacaagaacaacatattaatgcttttttttggatttctatattaaagaaaatgaaaagaaattaatcTATTATTACATGGATTTTGCTTACAATTATGTTCAATAATAAGTGTAACattataattatacatatatatatttatataaatgtaaaatatggtTGATAATGGATTGAGATGTATGAGAACTTTGCGCATCATGATTATGACATTTAAGcgctaatattttcttttttttttcctttgtaaACAGATTTTTTGTCGAAATCTGTTCATATTTGCTGttgtaataagaaaaattaccCAATTTTATTGTGGAAAATAAATGCCGTAAGGATAAAAGCTCACAAGTTTAACAACATTATACATTTAAtgctaatattttatttattacttgtcttaatgtatttttcttttaaatctgcCAATTGTTAATTAacgaattatttattaaaaacaaaaaaacaaaatagaatttaaaggtttaaaatacttaacacatataaaaattatctttatatcTACTTTAAACTAATTCTGagaactattttttttagtttaaagttttaacatgaaattaataaaagtaaaattcttttatacAAACTGcttttgtaaatgtaaattgGCAATAGAGTGTTTGTTGTGTTAgtctaagggcgagtttttctgataaagataatcttcagtCTTGGgctaaacctggtttaatatatcggactttaaccgatgattgtgtttttcagttatggatttatgTTCAGTtacttactcctcagttaaactaggcttaacttgctgtttgaataaactcggaacaaatttaggcggactttaaacgatgattgtgtttttcagttttagatttaagttcagttaattttgttagtattgccaacttttcactcaaaaacataaacaatgaacagctgttttttgcaaacaaaacctttttaaaatggaaaatttcgcagttgtaattcaggtctgagttggggaacaactctcgcgtcatcgttttaatttcttaaggacggtcaggcttgtgcttgttgctgggctttcgacagaattacttctcaccccgcactaatttaatgcactacttcttcattaaacgcgtgctttcgttttacctcagagtgaggttatgtttttaactggtggagaccataaaatactcacgatataatctggtggagaccatttaaactcaaatatttaCTGGTGGAGAAcattaaaactctaaaacttttttctggtggagaccattaatacttttgatgaaattaagtccggatgctccaacttcctatatgaaggtataggtcgtttggtggggttttctctggacaaacgtgtgataacctggcaatatgagtgcttgatgtACCGCCATAAAACccgaaaaaatggaaaattttggaaaaatgttaaataaacatttaaaacaaaaataaataaaacaaatcataaaattgcaatttacttaaaatattaagtttttgttctttcgaaatcattgttttattgattttgttaattatgttttctcacttataacttgagtttaattggccaattacactcagttaaactaagataatgagtaactttactgataactgaaaaacacgaaacatctattaaacccggtttaaccaaagaattaAGTAAAACCCGCCCTCAATTAAACTAGGGAAAATTCGTCAGTAATGAggcataaaaactttatttttttaatcgttTTCCTCTTAGAGCATTGGTTTTTCACACGGTACATTTGCGCCTAGTTGTGGATTGTAGAAATGCCCTTAGGGACATTATGAGACTATTTGTCATTAGATTGTGTTAGGTGTCAGGGCACTGTAATGTGCAGGGCAATGAGGTTGCGGACGAAGTAGCTATGGTTCGAACCTTAATATAGATGACAGGGAAGGGTTGGTAAAACCATCCATTTGTCACTGTAATAGGATGATATTCGAAAGAATGCGCAATATCATTAACCACTCCTGGAATAGTAGATTGGATTGCAAGATATCAATGGCCCTGTGGCCAAAACTTGATATGGGTGTTACCAAAATACTTATAGGACTGGAAAGACGCAGTCAAAGGGTTCTGATAGGGGGTCTAACTGGACACTGCTCAGTTAGAACCCTTGTCAGTAAGTGGGACAGTAGTATACCGGACTATagcagtttttgcgaagatgaGGAGGAGGTAGAGACATATTATCTGCCAATGTCCTAGGATACAAAACCTCAGGCTGAAATGGCTAGGGAATAGGTTCTACGGCGAACTGGGGGAAATTGTGGGACTTAACCCTCGCAACCTACTAGGTTTTGTCAAGGGAATTAGTCACTTTTTTGACTGGGTTTTATAGGAGGGCATGGATTTTATGTGTCTGTTTTGTTATTATCTATCCACATATCCTCTTTACCTATTTTCTTTCTCTCTTGTGTTGTTGTAGCGTTTTTGTCTTCTCTGTTTTGAATCTTCACTTTTTGAAGGGAATCACAATGGACCTTATGGTCTCCGAGTGGATATACGCCGTTTTTTACGATGTATGACCACTTTCCAACCTAACCTAAACGTTTTGGAAATCAACAAGGCTGAGCATGAATAAATTcacttgtaaattatttaaattttgtcgtACATTTTGGTCCACTTTTGAAAGTCACACGTTACTTTGACATTGATAAATTATTTGACATTTAGGTTATGTTGACAGGAGGATGTATACTTCATCAAAtgcgaaaaaataaaactggacCACTATGGGGGCTGTTGTGCGCTACTTTTCATTGACGTTaatcctaagaattttccaatccgTGTTAGTGAGGAATATTATTTCACtcccaagatacttggatctaatttcCACAAATGCCTGTCACTAGCGAAGAatgtgctccagagtttcactttcctctccgcatgctctacattcgtttTAATCCGATTGTACAATTTTGTGTAGCTGTGCTCGTACGTTCTACATTCGTATGAATTCGCaagtccaattttgtataactatagtcgtaatcctgtgtgtccactcataATACGTTCCATCATACTAAACTCTGATTTACTCATTTTGAGATAATTTCTAGTCTTGCTCTCATTAGGGACACCCTTTTTGATCTTTATGATTCTACCCACCATTTCATTCATCATTTCAAAAGGCCTTATAGGTTCGGAGAGAGCTCTCCCCAATCGACTTACATATATCTTTTATTAAGAAGTCGGAGCCCCGAACAATAAATTaatcaaaagtaatatttggTCTTTATCAATTTAATCAAACATAACCTCAAACTATGTATGTTAAACGAAAGAATGTACCTAATGCAAACAACACACAATTTAGAAACATATATACGGAGTTATGGATGCAATTATGTCGTACGCTTGGCAACAGACACAAGCCTGATGGAGAATTGTTCTCCAACACAGACCTGAATTACTacttaaataaagtaaatttattataccctacaccaatataATGGGTAGGATATTATGcctttgtactgatgtttgtaacacccaaaaatattggtgctGCACCCACATTAAAGTCAATCAATCgaatcagaatcactttctgactCCGTTTGTGTGTTCATATAAACCTGGTGCACACGCTACAGgatacaattttcaagataatgaAACTACGTGCCAATTTTAAACACGGACACTATTGAAAATGGCCTTAATAGTCTTAATATTACTGCCGAGTCTCTGAATGATTAGGACTCATTTGACTCATGCCCACATACAAAGTCCTATTCAGAttgacttgaaggtcaataaTTAACTTACaaacataaattactttaatgaaaAACGTATATCCAAatctaacaatatttataagatTCTCTTTAAGTATAACCCCTCGggactcatttgaccctagcccattgaaaatattctaatatttatgtcgaatcttatataacaaacattaaattatgTGCAATTACATATGGACCGAGCTCTATAgaattaaaaagatttataaatcttttaaaataactaatttttttttggaaattaatatatttagggcgagtttttctgataaagataatcttcattctttggttaaacctggtttaatatatgtttcgtgttttcagttatcagtaaagttacttattatcttagtttaactgagtgtaattggccaattaaacttaagttataagtgagaaaacacaactaacaaaaacaataaaacaatgatttcggaagaaaaaaacttaatattttaagtaaattgcaattttctgatttgttttggtttacttatt of the Lucilia cuprina isolate Lc7/37 chromosome 2, ASM2204524v1, whole genome shotgun sequence genome contains:
- the LOC111684357 gene encoding leucine carboxyl methyltransferase 1 — translated: MILCYVKLKHSCKTNGNCQIINLGCGFDTLYFRLRDTPHQVKNFIELDFPTVTARKCYTIKRNKVLLSKIHDEDGEVRLSPTDLHGPNYHLMGVDLRNIDEVDNKLQQAEIDYTLPTIFLAECVLVYIELQNCKNLLKWIASKFTSAVFVNYEQVNMNDRFGEVMLNNLRSRGCSLAGVDACLSLDTQMGRFLECGWSGSRAWDMVQIYQSIPPAERQRIERIEMLDEGELLLQLFQHYCLVVAWIGELFQDIEITVEKRMSSLNID